From the genome of Papaver somniferum cultivar HN1 chromosome 2, ASM357369v1, whole genome shotgun sequence, one region includes:
- the LOC113350343 gene encoding protein RKD5-like isoform X2, translated as MDSTGSITSNQMNPTLPHRHIDLEQRKKIKLQLIRMTMTLQLLGPKPDQATQKRKVKALTLNDLTRWFHVTIVQAAKELQLSPTAIKHKCPEFGVERWPSRTVESYNKKILILEKSIREGTSKPNASREMENLREKLDDIYSCRPERDGVLPAARGRRRTPP; from the exons ATGGACTCAACTGGTTCAATAACGTCCAACCAGATGAACCCAACCCTCCCCCAT AGGCACATCGACCTCGAGCAGAGGAAGAAAATCAAACTCCAGCTGATACGAATGACAATGACGCTACAACTCCTAGGCCCTAAGCCTGATCAAGCGACACAG AAGCGAAAGGTTAAGGCATTAACGCTAAACGACCTGACCAGATGGTTTCACGTTACCATAGTCCAAGCAGCCAAAGAACTACAATTGTCCCCAACGGCAATCAAGCATAAATGCCCGGAATTTGGGGTGGAACGATGGCCAAGTCGAACG GTAGAGAGCTACAATAAAAAAATACTGATCTTGGAAAAAAGTATAAGAGAGGGAACCAGTAAACCAAATGCAAGCAGGGAGATGGAGAATTTAAGAGAAAAGCTTGACGACATTTATTCTTGCCGGCCGGAAAGGGACGGCGTGTTGCCGGCAGCAAGGGGTCGGAGAAGGACGCCGCCATAG
- the LOC113350343 gene encoding protein RKD5-like isoform X1 — translation MDSTGSITSNQMNPTLPHILQRHIDLEQRKKIKLQLIRMTMTLQLLGPKPDQATQKRKVKALTLNDLTRWFHVTIVQAAKELQLSPTAIKHKCPEFGVERWPSRTVESYNKKILILEKSIREGTSKPNASREMENLREKLDDIYSCRPERDGVLPAARGRRRTPP, via the exons ATGGACTCAACTGGTTCAATAACGTCCAACCAGATGAACCCAACCCTCCCCCAT ATACTACAGAGGCACATCGACCTCGAGCAGAGGAAGAAAATCAAACTCCAGCTGATACGAATGACAATGACGCTACAACTCCTAGGCCCTAAGCCTGATCAAGCGACACAG AAGCGAAAGGTTAAGGCATTAACGCTAAACGACCTGACCAGATGGTTTCACGTTACCATAGTCCAAGCAGCCAAAGAACTACAATTGTCCCCAACGGCAATCAAGCATAAATGCCCGGAATTTGGGGTGGAACGATGGCCAAGTCGAACG GTAGAGAGCTACAATAAAAAAATACTGATCTTGGAAAAAAGTATAAGAGAGGGAACCAGTAAACCAAATGCAAGCAGGGAGATGGAGAATTTAAGAGAAAAGCTTGACGACATTTATTCTTGCCGGCCGGAAAGGGACGGCGTGTTGCCGGCAGCAAGGGGTCGGAGAAGGACGCCGCCATAG